A genomic stretch from Aquila chrysaetos chrysaetos chromosome 1, bAquChr1.4, whole genome shotgun sequence includes:
- the LOC115333739 gene encoding LOW QUALITY PROTEIN: glycerol-3-phosphate acyltransferase 3-like (The sequence of the model RefSeq protein was modified relative to this genomic sequence to represent the inferred CDS: inserted 1 base in 1 codon; substituted 1 base at 1 genomic stop codon), which yields MRRNFTGIIQREKTSMEEDIADXCWGRVNLADVMYFSKKGCEAVAEDEVTQWFSSEELVSXILTRTNANLHHVSWQLSVVWVIGILIWYCLLMPFRVCLAVFSILLLVLATTVVGQFPNGRVKCWLSNQDQMICATLGVRCLCGLVHFHNRENRPQEGGICVANYTSPLDVLILASDGCYSLVGQAHGGLLGLIQKSCMHTSQRVLFECSEIKDRHLVRKKIREDIADKAKLPILIFLERTCINNTSVMMFEKGSFEVGGTIHPVAIKYDPCFEDVFWNSTKYSMMTYIFNMMTSWAIVCNLWYLPPMVKEEEEDAVHFANRVKAVIAARGGMSVLPWDGGLKRKKIKESFKEEQQNKYCQIVIESGTVGNGNVC from the exons ATGAGGCGTAATTTTACAG GGATCAtccagagagagaaaacctCCATGGAAGAGGACATTGCTGACTAGTGCTGGGGACGCGTCAACCTTGCTGATGTTATGTACTTCTCCAAGAAGGGATGTGAGGCAGTTGCAGAAGACGAAGTCACCCAATGGTTCTCCTCTGAGGAGCTGGTGT GAATTCTCACCAGAACCAATGCCAACTTGCACCATGTCAGCTGGCAACTGAGCGTTGTGTGGGTCATTGGGATCCTAATTTGGTATTGTCTCCTGATGCCTTTTCG TGTCTGCTTGGCTGTTTTCAGCATCCTCTTGCTGGTCTTGGCCACTACAGTAGTAGGACAGTTTCCAAATGGCAG AGTTAAATGCTGGCTGAGCAACCAGGATCAGATGATATGTGCCACATTAGGTGTCCGATGTCTGTGTGGTCTTGTTCATTTCCACAACAG agaaaacagaccGCAGGAAGGAGGCATCTGTGTAGCCAACTACACATCTCCATTAGATGTTCTAATCCTGGCCAGTGATGGATGCTATTCCTTG GTTGGCCAAGCACACGGAGGGCTTTTGGGGCTTATTCAAAAATCTTGCATGCACACCAGTCAGCGTGTTTTGTTTGAATGCTCAGAAATTAAAGACCGTCATCTGGTGAGGAAAAA AATTAGAGAAGACATTGCAGATAAGGCCAAATTAcccattttaattttcctggaaC GTACCTGCATAAACAACACATCAGTAATGATGTTTGAGAAGGGAAGCTTTGAGGTAGGAGGGACCATCCATCCAGTAGCAATCAAG TATGACCCCTGCTTTGAAGATGTGTTCTGGAACAGCACAAAGTATTCCATGATGACCTATATTTTTAACATGATGACCAGCTGGGCTATTGTCTGTAATCTGTGGTACCTGCCACCAATGGTCAAAGAG gaagaggaagatgctgTTCACTTTGCCAACAGAGTCAAGGCTGTCATTGCTGCTCGGGGAGGAATGTCTGTGCTTCCTTG GGATGGgggactgaaaaggaaaaagatcaaAGAGTCTTTCAAGGAAGagcaacagaataaatattgcCAGATAGTAATAGAAAGTGGAACTGtgggaaatggaaatgtttgttaa